One region of Glycine max cultivar Williams 82 chromosome 9, Glycine_max_v4.0, whole genome shotgun sequence genomic DNA includes:
- the LOC102663543 gene encoding nuclear transcription factor Y subunit B-5 isoform X2 — MEDSIGGSSSNDNNIIKEQDRLLPIANVGRLMKQILPQNAKISKEAKETMQECVSEFISFVTSEASEKCRKERRKTVNGDDICWALATLGFDDYAEPMRRKSRTKIQEASTNQNDLC; from the exons ATGGAAGATAGCATTGGAGGCAGTTCCTCAAACGACAACAACATCATCAAGGAACAGGACCGATTGCTGCCAATAGCCAATGTTGGTCGGCTCATGAAGCAGATTCTTCCTCAGAACGCGAAAATCTCGAAGGAGGCGAAAGAAACGATGCAGGAATGTGTGTCGGAGTTCATAAGCTTCGTGACCAGCGAGGCTTCGGAGAAGTGCAGGAAGGAGAGAAGGAAGACAGTGAATGGTGATGACATTTGTTGGGCCTTGGCAACACTAGGCTTTGATGACTATGCTGAACCAATGAGAAG GAAATCAAGGACGAAAATCCAGGAAGCATCAACCAACCAAAATGATTTGTGTTGA
- the LOC102663543 gene encoding nuclear transcription factor Y subunit B-5 isoform X1, producing the protein MEDSIGGSSSNDNNIIKEQDRLLPIANVGRLMKQILPQNAKISKEAKETMQECVSEFISFVTSEASEKCRKERRKTVNGDDICWALATLGFDDYAEPMRRYLHRYREVEVDHNNKVNLQERENNSPEEKDDEVFQLSNRGVRF; encoded by the coding sequence ATGGAAGATAGCATTGGAGGCAGTTCCTCAAACGACAACAACATCATCAAGGAACAGGACCGATTGCTGCCAATAGCCAATGTTGGTCGGCTCATGAAGCAGATTCTTCCTCAGAACGCGAAAATCTCGAAGGAGGCGAAAGAAACGATGCAGGAATGTGTGTCGGAGTTCATAAGCTTCGTGACCAGCGAGGCTTCGGAGAAGTGCAGGAAGGAGAGAAGGAAGACAGTGAATGGTGATGACATTTGTTGGGCCTTGGCAACACTAGGCTTTGATGACTATGCTGAACCAATGAGAAGGTACTTGCATAGATATAGAGAGGTTGAGGTAGACCATAATAATAAGGTCAATCTTCAAGAAAGAGAGAATAATAGTCCTGAAGAGAAGGACGATGAAGTATTTCAATTGAGTAATAGAGGGGTTAGGTTTTGA